The Anaerolineales bacterium region TTTCTGATCCACCCAATCACAGGTCGCCCATCTGCCATTCCCAATCGAATTCGTACCTGGTTGGCAGTCATCCATCCCTCAGATTTACTGCTTGCTTTGATTCCCCTTCGCAGGCGGATGATCTTGACCGCGTTTCCGCTCCTGCCTACCATTTCTCCAACCTTATCCGCGCTGTGGAAGGGCAGCAGTTTCTCGATCTTGATCAGTTCATCCTCAGACCAGCGCGGCGCTTTCGTCTGCGGCATTTGCAACATGGCTCCGGTGACGGCTGATTGAATCAGGTTGGTACTGATCAGCATGGCTGCCGCTCTTTTTCATCACCTTGATGCAGAATGGCAATATCTGCCAGCATTTGGGCGGCTGTGCAGGCTGAACACATTTTTGATGAGGCAATATCGCGCAACTCACATCTCTTGCAGACATCAATGGCAACCTGAGCAAGCATCCTCCATTGTGGAACGTACCCAGCTTGCTGAAGAACATTCCATCCATGCGGTGCCTCCTCATCAATGTCAGTTTCTGCGATAAAGGATGCCACATCAAGAACCGGAGCGGATTTCCTTTTACCCTTCTTCTCGCTCTTGTTGGTACCCAGGTTTTGAAGATAAGCCAACACTCCGAGCGCCGACTTTTTGGCGGCCTTCAGCCCCGGCTGTTTCTTTACGATCTCCTTTGCCAGTTCTTCGCACGCCGCTGTGTCGATCCTTGCGATCTCGATCATCACGGAGATAAAGTCGTTTGATCTATACAGAGTGCCGGCATGTACCATCCCGCGTGTCCAATCGGGGAGGGATGCACAGTTAATGCAGTGTCCAACCCGTACATCGTACGTGCCGATCATCCTGGCGATCTCAGAAATACTTTTCCCTTTTCTCCTCAGTTCCAGATAGGCGTTGCCTTCCTCGACCGGTGACATGTCATCTCGGATGACATTTTCCACAAGTGCCAGGACCGCGAGATCATCGCTGTTCACATCGCGGATGACAACCGGCACGGTTTCGAGATGTGCACCAGTTGCAGCGCGCAATCTGCGTTCTCCGGCAATCAGGATGTGAATCCCATCCGGATCTGCCGGGCAAACTAACAGCGGCTGAATAACACCGTGTTCCTTGATGGAAGCCGTCAAGTTTTCAAGTTCGTCCGGGTCGAAGTACTTACGCGGTTGTTTTGGATTGGGGATGATCAACGCTATAGGGACTTGAACGATACTCGTTGACATTGTTTGTATTGGGAGCATATAAACCTCCTAAAATACACATGCCCGGTCGCTGCCGGGCATGTGCTTGAATTTATTCGAAGATTAGATCAATGTATCCGCGATGCGCGAATGATGGTTAACTTATGAGGTCCGGTGAGTTGTTCGCGAACGTATCCAACTTCTCGGACATACCCTTGACCGTCTTCCCCATCTTATTCGTCAGCGAATTGATGCTCTTTGCCAGACGTTGAACATTCGCGCTTACATCATACTGCTCCTCGAGCTGTTCGATCCTGCCGAAGATGTTCTTAGCTTCGTTGATGAAGCGTGCTGCCTGATGGAGATTCCGCAGCGCATTTTCATAGGCGCCCTTCGTTTGAGCCGTTCCTAGAAGTTCGGGTGCGCCGACGGCAAGCGCATCCTGGCAGAGGCCCTCAGCGATTTCCGAGGTGTGTAGAACATATTCTGCCTCTCCCAGTTCGGCGTATTCATATGTTTCACCTTCCCGATACAACAACCAGACTGCCATGCTGACCCACAAGTTGCTGTCAGGATCTCCAGCCTTAACGCTCTTATAGAACTCCACCGGACTCAGGGACGTGATGACCAACGGTCCCTTTTTTCGGAAATCGTAATCATTATTGAGCAGCCACTTGACCGGCGTTCCATTGACGGTGACCTTCTTCGCAAAGGCAACCATACTATTGGGTTTATGCACCTTACCGGTAACCCTCACCTTGTCCGGTTTATTTTTCCTTTCTTGCGTGTTTACTTCAGCGTACACACCCTGACTGCAGAGCGACTGCGCAAGCACTTCATTGCCGAGGACCATCACAGGTGTGTTTCGCACATAATGCCGCAGGCAATCCCATTCGATCTCGATCGTCATTCCATCATCCTGCACTGTGGAATACGAATAGCTCGTGAGTTCATCCCAGCAAATTAGTTTGTACCCGAAGTGAGTCAGGACCTCTGTTTGAAGACCCCATCCCCCGCCTACAACTTTTCGGATGACCGCTTCCTCGGGCACATCCGTGAATAATACCTTGGAGACCGGTTCCAAATCGGATTCAAGCCTGGGATAGCTGTAGCCGTTCACACGGTCCGGCCAAAGCTCGGGATGGAGCGGCTTCAGCAGATATTCCATCACGTTGGTAACGATCTTTTCGGCAGCGGCGTCCATATGAGCATCCTCGATCACATCATCGCGATCTGGTAATTTGGGACGGATACCTGATGCCGGGTCTATGTCCAACACGCAGTTGATCTGCTGGAAGATGCGGTTTGCCAGAGAGCTGTGTTTTTGTGATGCATTCAGCAGGGCATCACGAAGTGCGCTGGAGTTGATCACGGCATGCTGCCACACCGCAAAATGCTGTGTAGAAGAAAACGAGGTCCTCTTTCCGACTTCCAACTTCCCTACATCTTCGATCTTCAACGTTGTCCAATGAGCGACGTCAAGGATTTCTTCCGACTTGACGGTTACGCCCTCTTTTGGAATTTCCTGCCAGGTGACATTCATCGGATAGCGACCGCGTGCTTGCTGAACGAAATGTTCTTTGGCAAAATCTGCTTTTGGGGTAAGCCGGATGGTGATCGTCATTCCAACAATGTTCTCCTCGATGTAAACTGCCTCAGTCTGCGCGCTTTCAAGGTTCTTCGGAGAGATGGTCATCTCCCAATCCTTTGATCGGTAGGTGACCTGCTCGCAGTATTCGGGGCGTAGGATGCTGAACACGCCGATGCCGGCCGGGTCAATGGCGGGAGATGATTCGTCCCAACTCGAATCGCCGACCACGACCAGATCCTCGGGATCACAGCCGCGACCATCATCCTTGAACTCCAGGATTCTTGTTGCAGGGTCCCAAGTGATCAAGATGTTCTCAGCGCCGGCGCGATACGCGTTCTGGAACAACTCCGTCAGGATGGATTTGGGGGAGCCGAAGAAACGAGGCGCTTTCGTCAGGATGGCGTCAGAGACGCCCATGATGATGGTTTTGGAATTAGCAGTGGTTGTCATAGTGACCTCCTATTGTTTGTGAAATATGAAAACCGCGTACATCCTGGGATGTGCCCGGTTTATGAACGATATACAGATCATGGAACCAACATCTTCAATTCAGATCCGTTGTGGTTCGGTCCTGGCCTCCCAGGACCAGCCGTCGGTATCGTCGCAGTAGATGTGAAGCGGTCCGAGGGTCCAATGACCTCTCGAAACAATCGTGCAAATGCAATCGAGAATAAAGGCAGCCAGAAATGAGATGGCCCTTTGTATCTCACCGTTCAGCACGAGTTTCGTGATGGACATCAACTGGTTCAGATCCGCCATGTAAATATGCCCATGCTGTTTGTGATTGAAGAACAGGAGCCAGCCATTGAGGATGTCGTTGGACACGATGAAAGGACCGATGAAATACTCTTCTGCAAAATCATCTGCCTTATATGTGAACTCAAACTTTGCGCCAAACAGAATATTGAGCGACCACGTAGCGCGGTGGGGCAGATCTCCCATCACGAATATCATGCCGCACTCGACGGAACAAAAATCCAACTCGGTGTGGCATTCCCAAAAGGGAGTAATGATCGGCTGTGTGCAATTGGGACAATTCATCGTTCACCTCCAGTATTGGAATTCCTTGTCAGGTAGGGTCGAACACTCCGCTTGAGAAAATCTTCCACGATGATGTCAAGGTTGAAGTAATTTGTCTCAAGTG contains the following coding sequences:
- a CDS encoding ParB/RepB/Spo0J family partition protein, with translation MSTSIVQVPIALIIPNPKQPRKYFDPDELENLTASIKEHGVIQPLLVCPADPDGIHILIAGERRLRAATGAHLETVPVVIRDVNSDDLAVLALVENVIRDDMSPVEEGNAYLELRRKGKSISEIARMIGTYDVRVGHCINCASLPDWTRGMVHAGTLYRSNDFISVMIEIARIDTAACEELAKEIVKKQPGLKAAKKSALGVLAYLQNLGTNKSEKKGKRKSAPVLDVASFIAETDIDEEAPHGWNVLQQAGYVPQWRMLAQVAIDVCKRCELRDIASSKMCSACTAAQMLADIAILHQGDEKERQPC
- a CDS encoding ATP-binding protein, which translates into the protein MTTTANSKTIIMGVSDAILTKAPRFFGSPKSILTELFQNAYRAGAENILITWDPATRILEFKDDGRGCDPEDLVVVGDSSWDESSPAIDPAGIGVFSILRPEYCEQVTYRSKDWEMTISPKNLESAQTEAVYIEENIVGMTITIRLTPKADFAKEHFVQQARGRYPMNVTWQEIPKEGVTVKSEEILDVAHWTTLKIEDVGKLEVGKRTSFSSTQHFAVWQHAVINSSALRDALLNASQKHSSLANRIFQQINCVLDIDPASGIRPKLPDRDDVIEDAHMDAAAEKIVTNVMEYLLKPLHPELWPDRVNGYSYPRLESDLEPVSKVLFTDVPEEAVIRKVVGGGWGLQTEVLTHFGYKLICWDELTSYSYSTVQDDGMTIEIEWDCLRHYVRNTPVMVLGNEVLAQSLCSQGVYAEVNTQERKNKPDKVRVTGKVHKPNSMVAFAKKVTVNGTPVKWLLNNDYDFRKKGPLVITSLSPVEFYKSVKAGDPDSNLWVSMAVWLLYREGETYEYAELGEAEYVLHTSEIAEGLCQDALAVGAPELLGTAQTKGAYENALRNLHQAARFINEAKNIFGRIEQLEEQYDVSANVQRLAKSINSLTNKMGKTVKGMSEKLDTFANNSPDLIS